The following proteins are co-located in the Salinirubrum litoreum genome:
- a CDS encoding DUF5788 family protein: protein MQEFERKQLLERVNREGATVGASIPETIEVQGEEIDLRSFVFEIKRRDTIPAGERDRVDQAKKNLRRERLQRLQRIENDEVSYEEGETLVESIVGIDRALNALEQLRPVDLEQEAERQAAADRKRWMSFLKQALGRDDGGVSKRGGR from the coding sequence GTGCAAGAGTTCGAGCGAAAACAGCTCCTCGAACGCGTCAACCGGGAGGGAGCGACCGTGGGCGCGTCCATCCCCGAGACCATCGAGGTGCAAGGGGAGGAGATCGACCTCCGGTCGTTCGTCTTCGAGATCAAACGCCGGGACACCATCCCCGCCGGCGAGCGTGACCGGGTGGACCAGGCGAAGAAGAACCTCCGCCGGGAGCGTCTCCAGCGCCTCCAGCGGATCGAGAACGACGAGGTGAGCTACGAGGAGGGTGAGACACTCGTGGAGTCCATCGTCGGGATCGACCGGGCGCTGAACGCCCTCGAACAGCTCCGGCCGGTCGATCTGGAACAGGAGGCCGAACGACAGGCCGCCGCCGACCGGAAGCGCTGGATGTCGTTCCTGAAGCAGGCGCTCGGTCGCGACGACGGCGGCGTCTCGAAGCGGGGTGGCCGGTGA